A genomic region of Bosea sp. 124 contains the following coding sequences:
- the pstA gene encoding phosphate ABC transporter permease PstA gives MSLTTPSTVRALPPATWGRVRQSRRNADRLMKVTAAGFTFLAIFVLFWILGMLIVKGLGGLSVATFTQITPGPGSEGGGLANAIVGSIVLTFLGIAVATPVGVLAGTYLAEYGKKSKLANLIRFINDILLSAPSILIGLFVYVIMVEPFRGYSGWAGGVALGIIAIPVIVRTTEDMLRLVPGPLREAGAALGAPPSVVITAITWRAAKSGMVTGILLALARIAGETAPLIFTALNNNFWFSPTLSGGVSNLPVTIYQFASAPYENWQQLAWAGSLIITMSILLLSIVARRIVRGSK, from the coding sequence GAGCCTGACGACCCCCTCCACCGTCCGCGCACTGCCCCCTGCGACCTGGGGCCGCGTGCGTCAGTCGCGCCGCAATGCCGACCGCCTGATGAAGGTCACGGCCGCCGGCTTCACCTTCCTCGCGATCTTCGTGCTGTTCTGGATCCTCGGCATGCTGATCGTGAAGGGTCTCGGCGGGCTCTCCGTCGCGACCTTCACCCAGATCACGCCGGGGCCGGGCTCGGAAGGCGGCGGTCTCGCCAACGCCATCGTCGGCTCGATCGTGCTGACCTTCCTCGGCATCGCCGTGGCGACGCCGGTCGGCGTGCTGGCCGGCACCTATCTTGCCGAATACGGCAAGAAATCCAAGCTCGCGAACCTGATCCGCTTCATCAACGACATCCTGCTCTCGGCGCCGTCGATCCTGATCGGCCTGTTCGTCTACGTCATCATGGTCGAGCCGTTCCGCGGCTATTCCGGCTGGGCCGGCGGCGTCGCACTCGGCATCATCGCCATCCCGGTCATCGTGCGCACCACCGAGGACATGCTGCGTCTCGTGCCCGGCCCGCTGCGCGAGGCTGGCGCCGCTCTCGGTGCGCCGCCTTCCGTCGTCATCACCGCGATCACCTGGCGGGCGGCGAAGTCGGGCATGGTCACCGGCATTCTGCTGGCGCTGGCCCGCATCGCCGGTGAGACGGCGCCGCTGATCTTCACCGCGCTGAACAATAATTTCTGGTTCTCGCCCACCCTTTCGGGCGGCGTCTCCAACCTGCCGGTGACGATCTACCAGTTCGCCTCGGCGCCTTACGAGAACTGGCAGCAGCTCGCCTGGGCCGGCTCTCTGATCATCACCATGTCGATCCTGCTGCTCTCAATTGTTGCCCGCCGCATTGTGCGCGGTTCCAAGTGA